Proteins encoded by one window of Sulfurospirillum barnesii SES-3:
- a CDS encoding type I CRISPR-associated protein Cas7 yields MSNEFNNRVYGCVVVKAINANYNADFNGLPRRLKSDGSFYATDKSFKWLVRNYIKKNYQDEKILFTKMYDKEYKDTMDLKEAFEIVTETGDIKNFKKKDILPKLTNCIDIRLFGAVFSPENAKKDTSDENKNISLHGVVQVNHAIDLFGKGKVYTDEILAPFTAIGSMSKATEAHYIHHFSVNPKNLSSWKKLFEEATNKEDSTKKQGELPLANKELNIKVLSQNDIVILKNAFNNAATFYDSHSKSGVENELSIYVTLEESSILTLPSFAQFITFKKGENGEKNSFDISKLISYLTKDNIKKEIKSIEIYAIKELTQVICSIENEKIKECDLLELTNISAEQKNEKAD; encoded by the coding sequence ATGAGTAATGAATTTAACAATAGAGTTTACGGGTGTGTGGTCGTTAAGGCAATAAATGCAAACTATAATGCAGACTTTAATGGACTTCCAAGAAGGCTTAAAAGTGACGGTAGTTTTTATGCGACGGATAAATCATTTAAATGGTTAGTGAGGAACTATATTAAGAAAAATTATCAAGATGAAAAGATACTATTTACAAAGATGTATGATAAAGAATATAAAGATACTATGGATTTGAAAGAAGCATTTGAGATTGTTACCGAGACAGGAGATATTAAAAATTTTAAGAAAAAAGATATTCTACCAAAACTTACTAATTGTATTGATATAAGGTTGTTTGGGGCTGTTTTTTCTCCAGAAAATGCAAAAAAAGACACAAGTGATGAAAATAAAAATATCTCACTTCATGGAGTAGTTCAAGTAAATCATGCGATTGATTTATTTGGTAAAGGTAAAGTTTACACTGATGAAATACTGGCTCCTTTTACGGCAATAGGGAGTATGAGCAAAGCTACCGAAGCTCACTATATTCATCATTTTTCAGTTAACCCTAAAAATTTATCTAGTTGGAAAAAACTATTTGAAGAAGCAACAAATAAAGAAGATTCAACTAAGAAACAGGGAGAATTACCGTTAGCAAATAAAGAATTAAATATCAAGGTCTTATCTCAAAATGATATTGTAATTTTAAAAAATGCTTTTAACAATGCCGCAACATTTTACGATTCACATTCCAAAAGTGGTGTAGAAAATGAGCTGTCTATTTATGTAACTTTAGAAGAGAGTTCGATTTTAACACTTCCTAGTTTTGCCCAATTTATCACATTTAAAAAAGGTGAAAATGGAGAAAAAAATAGTTTTGATATAAGCAAGCTTATCAGCTATTTGACAAAAGATAATATCAAAAAAGAAATCAAATCTATAGAAATATATGCTATTAAAGAGCTAACACAAGTCATTTGTAGTATTGAAAATGAAAAAATCAAAGAATGCGATTTATTGGAACTAACAAACATTTCAGCAGAGCAAAAAAATGAAAAAGCTGATTAG
- the cas5b gene encoding type I-B CRISPR-associated protein Cas5b: MKKLISFTIKSDFGMFKKPDINDKIFITYNIIPKTYVFGILGAIMGYEGYAQNRDKTKMPEFYEKLKDIRVAIAPSDKNGGILKKEFILFNNTCNGETKNITEQTLVNPAYDIYIEIDEEHELLKRLKAKEAEFLPYMGKNEFSLSWDNFHEHAVFEKVEQKEQFKVLTIIPKDENFVLKNSGHKEKTTNYFYLFERLPIDWNDNPRQYKYQEFLYTNAVFKSSESLKSIGSVGELFESDKGIICLF, translated from the coding sequence ATGAAAAAGCTGATTAGTTTTACCATAAAATCTGATTTTGGTATGTTCAAAAAACCAGACATCAATGATAAAATTTTTATCACTTATAACATTATCCCAAAGACTTATGTTTTTGGGATACTTGGTGCGATTATGGGTTACGAGGGTTATGCTCAAAATAGAGATAAAACAAAAATGCCTGAGTTTTATGAAAAGCTCAAAGACATAAGGGTAGCGATAGCTCCAAGTGATAAAAATGGTGGCATTTTAAAAAAAGAGTTTATTTTATTTAATAATACATGTAATGGTGAAACGAAAAACATTACAGAGCAAACTCTCGTCAATCCAGCATATGATATTTACATCGAAATTGATGAAGAACATGAATTACTAAAGAGATTAAAAGCCAAAGAAGCAGAGTTTCTTCCCTATATGGGAAAAAATGAATTCTCTTTATCGTGGGATAATTTTCACGAGCATGCTGTATTTGAAAAAGTTGAACAAAAGGAGCAATTTAAAGTTTTGACAATTATTCCAAAAGATGAAAATTTTGTTTTAAAGAATAGTGGACACAAAGAAAAAACAACAAACTACTTTTATCTTTTTGAAAGATTACCTATTGATTGGAATGACAATCCTAGGCAATATAAATATCAAGAGTTTCTATATACCAATGCGGTATTTAAGTCATCCGAGAGTTTAAAATCGATTGGTTCTGTAGGCGAACTTTTTGAATCTGATAAAGGTATTATATGCCTCTTTTAA
- a CDS encoding CRISPR-associated helicase/endonuclease Cas3, translated as MPLLKFSDFDIKFNIDDKYKAHLSQNKQYKESLKEHIDLVYDYFLKLIEQNDLEQRLNSLFKKSANLFEEIEVKEEFANFTKYLFAKAIYWHDMGKMNPNFQKEKMLNEIDEKSVISDSHHSPLGAYLFINHSLDELYAKKWHEDNEEIFEAIIYLFGFLISKHHGVIYQYEDLDLQNEFVDFLDKFHLETEHTKKLRDEDRVFSSIFDSIENNEEVLFLLSKSLFSLLIISDYYATAQFMNYGNCKELKYKNFGLVDDDFRKTIYKRFYENQFDKELINKTTSDFKDFDELQEKSNSNLNHLRNKLFIEVRTNLQNELKKNKSQNLFYIEAPTGAGKTNLSLMSVVEILKLDTSITKVFYIFPFTTLITQTYTSIKKILALDNAQIVQLHSKAKYNQKQEEKEDGIYGEDKKNFLDNQFMNYPMTLLSHVKFFDILTGISKDDNYIFHRLSNSIVIIDEIQTYSPDFWARIVYLLDMYAKNFNIKFIVMSATLPKIGKIIDSQFTFLVSNKQRYFQNPNFAKRVTIDTNVKNINKPEEIYELLIKGSENYQTLETNDSKKVKTIIEFITKKGADEFYKHAKKYSEIFDEIFILSGTILEPRRKEIIDFIKNTHDKNILLVTTQVVEAGVDIDMDIGFKEKSLVDSDEQLAGRINRNSSKEGNKLFLFSIGKGNDKFVYKKDKRNGLSGKYQEDGKEQNVLNTKDFDKFYSQILDKIIENNTKNFMENLKSYIDDLKNLQFKKTHIELIDMQSVSVFVPINDEAVAVWEAYEKTIQNKEQDLIDKKIDIKKLSAEISKYTFSLADYHGSGIKYLKDYGDEKYGYLYLKDWRNQKDDGTQLYTYEDGLDTSVLKGDFVPMIL; from the coding sequence ATGCCTCTTTTAAAATTTAGTGATTTTGATATAAAGTTCAATATTGATGACAAATATAAAGCTCATTTATCACAAAATAAGCAATATAAAGAGTCGTTAAAAGAGCATATTGATCTCGTGTATGATTACTTCTTGAAACTTATAGAGCAAAATGACTTGGAACAGCGTTTAAATTCTCTTTTTAAAAAAAGTGCCAATCTATTTGAAGAGATAGAAGTAAAAGAAGAATTTGCAAATTTCACAAAATATCTTTTTGCAAAAGCAATTTATTGGCATGATATGGGCAAAATGAACCCCAATTTTCAAAAAGAGAAAATGCTCAATGAAATAGATGAGAAATCTGTAATTTCAGATAGTCATCATTCACCTCTTGGTGCATATTTATTTATTAATCACTCATTAGATGAACTGTATGCTAAAAAATGGCATGAAGATAACGAAGAAATTTTTGAAGCTATTATCTATTTGTTTGGATTTTTAATCTCAAAACATCATGGAGTAATTTATCAATATGAAGATTTGGATTTACAAAATGAGTTTGTTGATTTTTTAGATAAATTTCATCTTGAAACAGAACATACAAAAAAGTTAAGAGATGAGGACAGGGTATTTTCTTCAATTTTTGATTCTATTGAAAATAATGAAGAGGTATTGTTTCTACTTTCTAAATCCCTTTTCTCACTTCTTATCATTTCAGATTACTATGCTACAGCACAATTTATGAATTATGGAAATTGTAAAGAACTAAAATATAAAAATTTTGGCTTGGTAGATGATGATTTTAGGAAAACAATTTACAAAAGATTTTACGAAAATCAATTTGATAAAGAACTCATTAATAAAACTACTAGTGATTTTAAAGACTTTGACGAGTTGCAAGAAAAGTCAAATAGTAACTTAAATCACTTACGAAACAAGCTTTTTATAGAAGTTAGAACAAACTTACAAAATGAGCTTAAAAAGAACAAATCACAAAACCTTTTTTATATCGAAGCTCCCACAGGTGCAGGTAAAACAAACCTATCACTCATGAGTGTCGTTGAGATTTTAAAGCTTGACACTTCAATCACTAAAGTATTTTATATTTTTCCATTTACAACGCTGATCACTCAAACATATACTTCTATCAAAAAAATACTAGCTCTTGATAATGCTCAAATCGTGCAACTTCATTCAAAAGCAAAATATAATCAAAAGCAAGAAGAAAAAGAAGATGGCATTTATGGAGAGGATAAAAAGAATTTTTTAGATAATCAATTTATGAATTATCCTATGACACTTCTAAGCCATGTTAAGTTTTTTGATATATTGACTGGAATTAGTAAAGATGACAATTATATTTTCCATAGATTATCGAACTCAATCGTCATCATAGATGAGATTCAAACATACAGCCCAGATTTTTGGGCACGAATTGTTTATTTACTTGATATGTATGCTAAAAATTTCAATATTAAATTTATAGTAATGAGTGCAACTTTGCCTAAGATTGGCAAGATTATAGATAGTCAATTTACATTTTTAGTTTCCAATAAACAACGATATTTTCAAAATCCGAATTTTGCAAAAAGAGTGACAATAGACACAAATGTGAAAAATATAAATAAACCTGAAGAGATTTACGAGTTATTGATAAAAGGGAGTGAAAACTATCAAACCTTAGAAACCAATGATTCAAAAAAAGTAAAAACCATTATAGAATTTATCACAAAAAAAGGGGCAGATGAATTTTATAAACACGCCAAAAAATACAGTGAAATTTTTGATGAGATTTTCATACTTAGCGGTACGATTTTGGAACCAAGACGAAAAGAGATAATCGATTTTATAAAAAATACACACGACAAAAATATTCTACTTGTGACAACTCAAGTGGTTGAAGCAGGCGTGGATATAGATATGGACATAGGATTTAAAGAAAAATCTCTCGTCGATAGTGATGAACAACTAGCAGGAAGAATCAACCGAAATAGTTCAAAAGAGGGCAATAAACTATTTTTATTTAGCATTGGCAAAGGAAATGATAAATTTGTTTACAAAAAAGATAAGAGAAACGGTCTTTCTGGAAAATATCAAGAAGACGGTAAAGAACAAAATGTTTTAAACACTAAAGATTTTGATAAATTTTATAGTCAAATTTTAGACAAGATTATTGAGAACAATACGAAAAATTTTATGGAAAATCTCAAAAGCTATATTGATGACTTGAAAAATTTACAATTTAAAAAAACTCATATTGAACTTATAGATATGCAATCGGTTTCTGTGTTTGTTCCCATTAATGATGAGGCTGTTGCAGTATGGGAGGCATATGAAAAAACTATACAAAATAAAGAGCAAGATTTGATTGATAAAAAAATTGATATTAAAAAGTTAAGTGCAGAAATATCAAAATATACTTTTTCTTTGGCTGATTATCACGGTAGTGGTATTAAATATTTGAAAGATTATGGAGATGAAAAGTATGGATATTTATATTTGAAAGATTGGCGAAATCAGAAAGATGATGGTACACAATTGTACACCTATGAAGATGGTTTGGACACAAGTGTATTGAAAGGTGACTTTGTTCCAATGATTTTATAA
- the cas4 gene encoding CRISPR-associated protein Cas4: MITGTLINYYFHCRTQCWLHANRINLEDNSEDVRIGKVLHEISEEKAQKAEVKIDNVKIDKITKEYLVELKKSDSDPEAVKWQVLLYLYKLKGKGIERKGKVEYYEKNHNTKSEILELNEQNEQELLHVLDAITQLINADIPPPPKFENKCKKCAYYDYCFI; encoded by the coding sequence ATGATCACAGGAACTCTCATCAACTACTATTTTCATTGCCGCACCCAGTGTTGGCTTCACGCCAATCGCATTAACCTCGAAGACAACAGCGAAGATGTGCGCATCGGAAAAGTCTTACATGAGATCAGCGAAGAGAAGGCGCAAAAAGCCGAAGTGAAGATAGACAATGTCAAAATCGACAAGATCACCAAAGAGTACTTAGTAGAACTTAAAAAGTCCGACTCAGACCCTGAAGCGGTGAAGTGGCAAGTGTTGCTTTATCTGTACAAACTCAAAGGTAAAGGCATCGAGCGTAAAGGCAAAGTCGAATACTATGAGAAAAATCACAACACGAAAAGCGAGATACTAGAGTTGAATGAGCAAAATGAACAAGAACTTTTGCATGTTTTAGACGCAATTACACAGCTCATCAATGCGGATATTCCACCGCCACCGAAGTTTGAAAACAAATGCAAGAAATGCGCTTATTACGATTACTGTTTTATATGA